From a single Diachasmimorpha longicaudata isolate KC_UGA_2023 chromosome 13, iyDiaLong2, whole genome shotgun sequence genomic region:
- the LOC135168556 gene encoding cytochrome P450 6k1-like has translation MLLTKYWSIDLLLGFGGLVLLAYLYMNRRYKYWKKLGVMQPDPTPFIGNYGDCLRMKKSGGEWLQDLYNWGAGLPYIGFYVFDQPFLLVRDPDLVKTILVKDFNYFQDRFVQTSPEDRLGDANLFLIKNPAWKYLRSKITPIYTSGRLKKMFELMIEVADDLDTHMASLPWEGDSITIELKELCAKYTTDLIATTAFGLKVNSLNNPDAEFRRRGRDIFNFTFFRNIEVSSMFFAPHLAKPLKFKFFSPDNSNFLRTAVWDTLNERERSGIKRGDLIDLLLELRKTQTPGPEKELFDFDGDNVVAQAAVFFTAGYETSGTTLSFTLYELAVNKDVQIKARAEILNALKATNGVITYDMVSELAYLDMIVSETLRKYPPLPVLDRVAAQDYKVPNSKLVLKKGTPIYISVFGSHYDPQYFPSPLKYDPERFSAENKKARTSGVYLPFGDGPHACIGLRLGLLQVKLGLIELLQKFEFSPCAETLIPMRLNPKAFITASDGGIFLKVRKISAK, from the exons ATGTTGTTAACTAAATACTGGAGCATTGATTTGCTCCTGGGATTTGGGGGTCTGGTGCTGCTGGCATATTTGTACATGAACCGGAGGTACAAGTACTGGAAAAAATTGGGAGTGATGCAGCCAGATCCGACTCCCTTCATCGGAAATTATGGGGATTGTTTGAGGATGAAGAAAAGCGGGGGTGAGTGGCTGCAGGACCTGTACAACTGGGGAGCTGGACTCCCTTACATCGGATTCTATGTGTTCGATCAGCCCTTCTTGCTCGTTCGTGATCCTGACTTGGTGAAGACTATTCTTGTCAAGGACTTCAACTACTTCCAGGACAGGTTCGTTCAGACCAGCCCCGAGGATCGTCTAGGGGATGCCAATCTGTTTCTTATTAAGAATCCAGCGTGGAAGTATCTGAGATCCAAGATCACGCCAATCTACACTTCAGGAAGGCTCAAGAAAATGTTTGAACTGATGATCGAAGTTGCTGATGACCTGGACACTCATATGGCTTCACTTCCCTGGGAAG gaGACAGTATTACCATTGAACTCAAAGAACTCTGTGCCAAGTACACGACAGATCTTATCGCAACCACTGCCTTTGGCCTCAAAGTCAACTCCCTCAACAATCCCGATGCTGAATTCCGACGACGTGGACGTGACATATTCAACTTCACTTTTTTCAGAAATATCGAAGTGTCGAGTATGTTTTTCGCTCCACACCTTGCTAAACCCCTCAAGTTCAAGTTCTTCTCACCGGATAATTCAAATTTCCTGAGAACTGCGGTGTGGGATACACTCAACGAGAGGGAACGCTCGGGGATCAAGAGGGGTGATCTCATTGATCTACTCCTCGAGTTGAGGAAAACACAGACACCTGGGCCTGAGAAAGAATTGTTCG attttGATGGAGATAATGTGGTTGCCCAAGCGGCGGTATTCTTCACCGCTGGCTACGAGACATCAGGCACAACTCTGAGCTTTACACTTTATGAATTAGCGGTTAATAAAGACGTGCAGATAAAAGCGAGAGCTGAAATTCTGAACGCTCTTAAGGCCACCAACGGAGTAATAACTTACGATATG GTATCGGAACTGGCATATTTGGACATGATCGTCTCCGAGACCCTTCGCAAATACCCACCATTACCAGTCCTAGATAGAGTAGCAGCGCAGGATTACAAAGTTCCGAACTCTAAGTTAGTTCTTAAAAAAGGAACTCCCATTTACATCTCAGTATTTGGATCCCACTACGACCCCCAGTATTTCCCCAGCCCTCTGAAGTACGACCCCGAGCGATTCAGCGCGGAGAATAAGAAGGCGAGAACATCCGGAGTTTATCTGCCCTTCGGTGATGGCCCTCATGCTTGTATTg GCCTGAGACTTGGTCTTCTGCAAGTGAAGTTGGGTCTTATCGAATTGCTccagaaatttgaattttccccgTGTGCGGAGACCCTCATTCCCATGCGACTCAACCCCAAAGCCTTCATAACAGCATCGGATGGTGGAATATTTCTGAAAGTCCGAAAGATCTCCgcaaagtaa